One Pseudodesulfovibrio sp. S3 DNA window includes the following coding sequences:
- the feoB gene encoding ferrous iron transport protein B, with amino-acid sequence MSPRNLLVALAGQPNCGKSTVFNMLTGARQHVANYPGVTVEKKTGFFDLDDTHVELVDLPGTYSLTSYSLEERVARDFLLGDLPSVVIDVADGANLKRNLYLTLQLLEMEVPTVLNLNMMDVVERRGQRVDVAKLQEILGTPVVPTKAKKGEGKEALKAAVKSLVGKAHGPVYKIDYGQLEDHISELEAVLVEDPVLSVQYPVRWFAIKLLEGDAGVTELLTGTHLDAQKVFDRVESCRQRFHKEEGHACERHIAFTRHGSCAKIIRETVTFPEEKRRNLSDRADRYVCNRLLGPLILIAILFVLYEISIVFGNWLALQIWPLWGALESFAGDVLPQAGFLNDPILRSLGLWVVKSITAILNYLPIFFLLFSLIAVLEDSGYMPRMAFILDRLFRRFGLHGQSTLPMILGGVYVGGCAIPGVMATKAIPDERARLATIMIVPMMNCLAKVPLYLILIGAYFSDVAGSTMFFIATVTLFMALPVAKILSITVLKKRPSAPFIMEMPPYHVPTISGVLRRAIERVWLFMKKIVTVVAAVAVVVFVLINYPGLTDSRKAHYEDMQDAAVAAFMADVGRTGFKDEIGSEDVLPIILFGEAIRDAKRAVTDQDRAALIDAEFQEENPAYYAVARRVGKDGKALNKSLKKVIRVRKQIRREARAERFETSFLGTMGRALEPVTQWAGFNWRINIALLSAFAAKENSAATLGSIYGIDGSDQSVQESMKAGEGGFTPLHALALMLFMALYPPCVPASIMVRSQSNSTKWMLFSIGYQTLLGLFVASLVFTGGTVLGLTGVQAMWGFYALCVATTLIMAMIPTPEEKEAVVASNITQVNTIALKEE; translated from the coding sequence ATGTCCCCTCGGAATCTGCTCGTTGCCCTGGCTGGCCAGCCAAATTGCGGTAAGTCAACTGTCTTCAACATGCTCACCGGGGCGCGTCAGCATGTGGCCAACTATCCCGGCGTCACCGTGGAGAAGAAGACCGGTTTCTTTGATCTTGATGACACGCATGTGGAGCTGGTGGACCTCCCGGGAACGTACAGCCTCACGTCATATTCTTTGGAAGAGCGAGTGGCGCGAGATTTTCTGCTTGGCGATCTCCCCAGCGTGGTTATCGACGTTGCCGATGGCGCCAACCTCAAGCGCAATCTGTATCTTACGCTTCAGCTCCTTGAGATGGAGGTTCCCACTGTTCTCAATTTGAATATGATGGATGTGGTTGAACGCCGCGGGCAGAGGGTTGATGTGGCCAAGCTTCAGGAAATACTCGGCACCCCTGTTGTCCCTACCAAGGCCAAGAAGGGTGAAGGTAAAGAGGCCCTGAAAGCAGCGGTGAAGTCCTTGGTCGGCAAGGCGCACGGCCCGGTTTACAAGATCGATTATGGTCAGCTTGAAGACCATATCTCTGAATTGGAAGCGGTGCTGGTCGAAGATCCGGTCCTCAGCGTACAGTACCCGGTTCGCTGGTTTGCCATCAAACTGCTTGAAGGCGATGCTGGGGTAACGGAGCTTCTCACGGGGACGCATCTTGATGCGCAGAAGGTTTTTGATCGTGTCGAATCCTGTCGACAACGTTTTCACAAGGAAGAGGGCCATGCATGCGAGCGGCATATTGCCTTCACCCGCCATGGCAGTTGTGCAAAGATCATACGCGAAACCGTGACGTTTCCGGAGGAAAAAAGACGCAACCTTTCTGACCGCGCCGACCGGTACGTGTGCAACCGGTTGCTCGGCCCGCTCATCCTCATAGCCATCCTGTTCGTGCTCTATGAGATTTCGATCGTTTTCGGCAACTGGCTTGCCCTTCAGATCTGGCCGCTGTGGGGGGCGTTGGAGAGCTTTGCCGGCGACGTTTTGCCCCAGGCCGGATTCCTGAATGACCCCATACTGCGTTCACTCGGCTTGTGGGTGGTCAAATCCATTACGGCCATTCTCAATTATCTGCCCATTTTCTTTCTGTTGTTCAGCCTCATCGCCGTGTTGGAGGACAGCGGATACATGCCGCGCATGGCCTTTATCCTTGATCGTCTCTTCCGCCGTTTCGGGCTGCACGGACAGTCCACATTGCCCATGATCCTGGGCGGTGTGTATGTCGGCGGTTGCGCCATCCCCGGCGTCATGGCCACCAAGGCGATCCCGGATGAGCGGGCGCGTCTGGCCACCATCATGATCGTCCCTATGATGAATTGCCTTGCCAAGGTTCCGCTGTACCTCATTCTCATCGGGGCCTATTTCTCGGATGTGGCCGGGTCGACCATGTTTTTCATCGCCACGGTGACGCTCTTCATGGCCCTGCCCGTGGCCAAGATTCTTTCCATAACCGTGCTGAAGAAGCGGCCCAGTGCGCCGTTCATCATGGAAATGCCTCCTTATCACGTTCCGACCATATCCGGTGTGCTTCGCCGGGCGATCGAGCGTGTCTGGCTGTTCATGAAAAAAATCGTCACCGTGGTCGCTGCCGTGGCCGTGGTGGTCTTCGTGCTCATCAATTATCCGGGACTGACCGACAGCCGCAAGGCTCATTATGAGGACATGCAGGATGCGGCTGTTGCCGCGTTCATGGCGGATGTGGGCAGGACCGGATTCAAGGACGAGATCGGCTCTGAAGACGTGCTGCCCATCATCCTGTTTGGCGAAGCCATCAGGGATGCGAAGCGTGCCGTCACGGATCAGGATCGGGCGGCCTTGATTGATGCGGAGTTCCAAGAGGAAAACCCGGCTTACTATGCCGTTGCCCGGCGTGTGGGCAAGGACGGCAAGGCGTTGAACAAGTCGCTCAAGAAAGTGATCCGGGTTCGCAAACAGATCCGGCGGGAAGCCCGTGCGGAGCGGTTTGAAACCAGCTTCCTCGGTACCATGGGCCGGGCGCTTGAGCCTGTCACCCAGTGGGCCGGATTCAACTGGCGCATCAATATCGCACTCTTGTCGGCTTTTGCAGCCAAGGAGAATTCTGCAGCGACCCTCGGCTCCATCTACGGCATCGACGGTTCCGATCAGTCGGTCCAGGAGAGCATGAAGGCGGGAGAGGGCGGTTTCACTCCGCTTCACGCCCTGGCTTTGATGCTCTTCATGGCACTGTACCCACCGTGCGTTCCGGCATCCATCATGGTTCGGAGCCAATCCAATTCCACGAAATGGATGCTGTTTTCCATCGGTTATCAAACTCTGCTCGGTCTTTTCGTGGCCAGCCTGGTCTTCACCGGAGGCACGGTTCTCGGACTCACAGGTGTGCAGGCCATGTGGGGATTTTACGCCTTGTGCGTCGCCACCACGTTGATCATGGCCATGATCCCGACCCCAGAGGAAAAGGAGGCGGTTGTCGCCTCCAACATAACCCAGGTAAATACAATTGCTCTCAAGGAGGAGTAA
- a CDS encoding ferrous iron transport protein A has protein sequence MTLDELQPGVCCTMKDMTADGALGQRLMDLGFCPGALIEIVRNAPLIDPVELHLDGYHVSIRHNEAKHIEVEA, from the coding sequence ATGACTCTTGATGAACTTCAGCCGGGTGTCTGCTGCACCATGAAGGATATGACTGCTGACGGAGCTCTCGGCCAGCGGCTCATGGATCTCGGATTTTGTCCGGGAGCCTTGATCGAAATCGTGCGCAATGCGCCGTTGATCGATCCGGTGGAACTGCATCTGGACGGCTATCATGTCTCCATTCGGCATAACGAGGCCAAGCACATCGAGGTGGAAGCGTAA
- a CDS encoding FeoA family protein gives MSFRKTLRTVGAGENAFVVAVDAGWKARTRLESLGIIPGVEIDVLNNGGGPLIVSVGEGRIMVERGIAEKVLVA, from the coding sequence ATGTCTTTTCGAAAAACGCTCAGGACAGTCGGGGCGGGTGAAAACGCGTTTGTCGTTGCTGTGGATGCCGGGTGGAAGGCCCGGACCCGACTCGAATCTCTCGGCATCATTCCCGGCGTTGAGATCGATGTACTCAATAACGGGGGGGGGCCGTTGATTGTTTCCGTGGGCGAAGGTCGCATCATGGTCGAGCGCGGCATTGCCGAAAAAGTCCTCGTGGCATGA
- a CDS encoding transcriptional repressor: protein MQEALKAFKMYLAGNNLKLTQQRLLIFKVFMSDEKKMSPEELLMEVQNIDTSISRSTVYRTVKHLHNAGIARCIHLSDGATHYEPMGDQYCQMICERCGRAIPIKNPYLECLQQETARQQGFTLFRYQTFLYGLCCQCSGNTCAGVSRSNSSNQ from the coding sequence ATGCAGGAAGCACTCAAAGCGTTCAAAATGTATTTGGCGGGCAACAACCTCAAGCTGACACAGCAAAGACTGCTCATCTTCAAGGTGTTCATGAGCGACGAAAAAAAGATGAGCCCAGAGGAGTTGCTCATGGAAGTCCAAAACATCGACACCAGCATCAGCCGCTCTACCGTGTATCGAACCGTCAAACACCTTCACAACGCCGGAATTGCCCGATGCATTCACCTGTCGGACGGGGCAACGCACTATGAACCCATGGGGGACCAATATTGCCAGATGATCTGCGAGCGGTGCGGCCGTGCAATACCCATCAAAAACCCTTACCTGGAATGCCTCCAGCAGGAGACGGCCCGCCAGCAGGGGTTCACCCTTTTCCGGTATCAGACCTTTCTCTACGGCCTCTGCTGCCAATGCAGCGGCAACACATGCGCGGGCGTATCAAGATCAAACAGTTCTAACCAATAA
- a CDS encoding Fur family transcriptional regulator yields MSKSAEQMFVEYLQKSNLSVTPQRKVIVETFLEAEGHFSAEELCSLVKGKAVDIGQATIYRTLKLLVDSGLADAFDPGDGVSLYEHSYNHAHHDHFICAHCGKTLEICDAVIEERQERVAEEHGFELTRHRMFLFGVCSDCRFDEK; encoded by the coding sequence ATGTCCAAATCAGCAGAGCAGATGTTTGTCGAGTATCTCCAAAAGAGCAATCTCAGCGTGACCCCCCAGCGTAAAGTCATTGTCGAAACGTTTTTGGAAGCCGAAGGGCATTTTTCCGCTGAGGAATTGTGTTCCCTGGTCAAGGGAAAGGCGGTGGATATCGGGCAGGCGACAATCTATCGGACGTTGAAGCTTCTGGTGGATTCAGGCCTGGCTGATGCATTTGATCCGGGTGATGGGGTTTCCCTTTATGAGCATTCGTACAACCATGCGCATCATGACCATTTCATATGTGCACACTGTGGGAAAACACTGGAAATATGCGATGCGGTCATTGAAGAACGGCAGGAACGGGTGGCGGAGGAGCATGGGTTTGAATTGACACGCCACCGCATGTTTCTTTTTGGTGTCTGCTCGGACTGCCGTTTTGATGAAAAATGA
- a CDS encoding VWA-like domain-containing protein: protein MNSVRKKILKARTGLLLEHPFFGSLCLRMEPQEDHRCATAWTDGRTLAYNPRYVANLKDRQVQGLMAHTIMHPACQHHVRRMGRDPATWNMACDYAINWILLDAGLDLPPKYLDNPAYHGKSADEIYVALCGDHGGEERPSISKEQGEADGEIDADEMDAQAGEGEDPGDTSESDDGEVGGDGLVEEGSAGDDPGDEGGDQTGDPGGSGEVRDSEEAGLGGATDDASSDEQWELALAQAAQQARDIGELPGGLERLVNDVLNPKLDWRELLSRYISDRARDDYSWAPPNKRFLHMDIILPSLSHQKLPEVVLALDTSGSVTAQEMEQFAAEVSGVLDAFDTTIHVVYCDSRVSGSDSFGRADLPLSLNPEGGGGTDYRPVFRWVDEQGIDPACLVYLTDMECVHFPEHEPEYPVLWAQVGEGGKVPPFGDIMEIC from the coding sequence ATGAATAGCGTTCGCAAGAAAATACTCAAGGCGAGAACCGGCCTGTTGCTGGAACATCCTTTTTTCGGCTCTCTGTGTTTACGAATGGAGCCGCAGGAGGATCACCGGTGCGCCACGGCGTGGACCGACGGCAGGACGTTGGCCTACAATCCCCGTTATGTCGCCAATCTCAAGGATCGGCAGGTGCAGGGGCTGATGGCCCACACGATCATGCATCCAGCCTGTCAGCATCATGTCAGACGCATGGGGCGAGATCCTGCCACGTGGAATATGGCCTGTGACTATGCCATTAATTGGATATTGCTGGATGCCGGGCTGGATTTGCCTCCCAAGTACCTCGATAATCCCGCGTATCACGGCAAGAGTGCTGACGAGATTTACGTTGCGCTCTGCGGTGATCATGGCGGGGAGGAGAGGCCTTCCATCTCCAAGGAGCAGGGCGAAGCGGATGGCGAAATCGATGCGGATGAGATGGATGCACAGGCTGGCGAAGGCGAAGATCCCGGCGATACGTCCGAGTCCGATGACGGCGAAGTCGGTGGGGACGGCCTGGTGGAAGAAGGTTCGGCCGGCGATGATCCGGGTGACGAGGGGGGTGACCAGACCGGTGACCCCGGCGGGAGCGGAGAGGTTCGCGACAGTGAGGAGGCGGGGCTGGGCGGTGCCACGGATGATGCAAGCTCGGATGAACAATGGGAACTGGCCTTGGCACAGGCCGCACAGCAGGCACGGGATATAGGCGAACTGCCGGGTGGATTGGAGCGGCTTGTCAACGATGTGTTGAATCCCAAACTGGATTGGCGGGAACTGCTCTCGCGTTATATCAGCGACCGGGCACGGGATGATTACAGCTGGGCACCTCCCAACAAACGTTTTTTGCATATGGACATTATTCTGCCGTCCCTGTCACACCAAAAGCTGCCGGAGGTCGTCTTGGCCCTGGACACCTCCGGCAGTGTGACGGCGCAAGAGATGGAGCAGTTTGCGGCGGAGGTGTCCGGGGTTCTTGACGCCTTTGATACAACCATCCACGTTGTCTATTGCGACAGCCGGGTTTCAGGGTCGGATTCCTTCGGGCGAGCAGACCTTCCGTTGTCACTCAACCCTGAAGGGGGGGGCGGGACAGACTATCGTCCTGTTTTCCGGTGGGTGGACGAGCAGGGCATTGATCCTGCGTGTCTGGTATATCTGACGGACATGGAATGTGTGCATTTCCCGGAGCATGAACCGGAGTATCCGGTTCTGTGGGCACAGGTCGGCGAGGGGGGCAAGGTGCCTCCCTTCGGCGACATCATGGAAATCTGCTGA
- a CDS encoding MoxR family ATPase — translation MNSRQIDKSLRTLIPLRQPVFLWGAPGVGKSQVVAQVAGDLGLELIDIRAVLLDPVDLRGLPSVKGDVAHWNPPSFLPTGGEGVLFLDELNAAPPLVQAACYQLVLDRKVGEYMLPDGWTVIAAGNRETDRAVTHRMPSALANRFVHLDFSVDVNTWLEWAEGMEFPEEILAFIRFRPNLLHDFEPKKNEKAFPSPRSWEFAARIIASTPDPDVELSLLKGTIGPGAAAEFAGFSRMFRQLPDPDAVINHPTTAVIPEEPATLYALCEALAKRAGDKTADSIITYASRLPSEFGVLLVRDAVKTHRPVVESPAFSCWATANSDVLL, via the coding sequence ATGAATTCCAGGCAGATAGATAAATCCTTGAGGACGCTCATTCCCTTGCGGCAGCCGGTTTTTCTCTGGGGTGCTCCCGGTGTCGGCAAGAGTCAGGTCGTGGCCCAGGTGGCCGGGGATCTGGGGCTGGAGTTGATAGATATCCGGGCGGTGCTTCTGGACCCGGTGGATCTGCGAGGTCTGCCGTCGGTGAAAGGTGACGTTGCCCATTGGAACCCGCCGTCTTTTTTGCCCACGGGCGGAGAGGGCGTGCTGTTTCTCGACGAATTGAACGCAGCTCCTCCCCTGGTGCAGGCTGCCTGCTACCAGCTGGTGTTGGACCGAAAGGTGGGAGAATACATGTTGCCGGACGGGTGGACCGTGATCGCCGCCGGTAATCGCGAGACCGATCGCGCCGTTACGCATCGCATGCCTTCGGCCCTGGCCAACCGTTTCGTGCATCTTGATTTTTCGGTTGACGTGAACACATGGCTGGAGTGGGCCGAAGGGATGGAATTCCCGGAAGAAATACTGGCTTTCATCCGTTTTCGGCCCAACCTGTTGCACGATTTTGAACCTAAGAAGAATGAGAAGGCCTTCCCTTCACCAAGATCATGGGAGTTCGCCGCCAGGATTATTGCCTCGACCCCGGACCCGGATGTGGAACTGAGTCTGTTAAAGGGAACGATCGGTCCTGGCGCTGCGGCGGAATTCGCAGGGTTCTCCCGGATGTTCAGGCAATTGCCCGATCCAGATGCTGTCATCAACCACCCTACCACAGCTGTAATCCCCGAGGAACCCGCGACCTTGTACGCGTTGTGCGAGGCCCTAGCGAAAAGAGCCGGAGACAAGACGGCGGATTCAATCATCACCTATGCATCCAGGCTGCCCTCGGAGTTTGGAGTGTTGCTGGTCCGTGATGCCGTGAAAACTCACAGGCCCGTGGTCGAGTCTCCGGCCTTTTCGTGCTGGGCGACGGCCAACTCCGATGTGCTTCTTTAG
- a CDS encoding DUF1987 domain-containing protein: protein MTKYTVRATTSSPEIHFDPMAMPFEIRGESYPENCRAFYGPMFEWLERYFNHGSEDVVEIDMRILYFNSSSSKTFMDFFDLLDEQACKGKKIVVNWWYHEENESAMECGEEFMEDVEKIKFNLVEYTDK from the coding sequence ATGACCAAATATACCGTGAGGGCGACCACTTCGTCGCCAGAGATACATTTCGATCCCATGGCAATGCCTTTCGAGATCAGGGGAGAATCCTACCCCGAGAATTGCAGGGCTTTTTACGGTCCCATGTTCGAGTGGCTTGAGCGTTATTTCAACCACGGCAGCGAGGATGTGGTCGAGATTGATATGCGAATTCTCTATTTCAATTCATCCTCGTCAAAGACGTTCATGGATTTTTTCGATCTGTTGGATGAACAGGCCTGCAAAGGAAAAAAGATCGTGGTCAACTGGTGGTACCACGAGGAAAACGAGTCCGCCATGGAGTGCGGAGAAGAATTCATGGAAGACGTGGAAAAGATAAAATTCAACCTTGTAGAATATACCGACAAGTAG
- a CDS encoding SiaB family protein kinase — protein sequence MGTSLFKYYEEMQKDGVILYFNGPVSQSMVEGMAELMRAKMRAEDAAMGAVQRVFAILVELMQNIVRYSAERHMDNGSHQGEMAHGQIVVGREEAGHFFVACGNKVGSADCMELAEHIEILRSMNKDELKAYYRECRKRPDSATDKGAGLGFVEMARKASRPLDFDIVPVDVNTSFFSMKVVTQ from the coding sequence ATGGGAACCAGTTTGTTTAAATATTATGAGGAAATGCAGAAGGATGGGGTCATTTTGTATTTTAATGGCCCTGTATCCCAATCCATGGTGGAAGGGATGGCTGAACTCATGCGTGCCAAAATGCGCGCCGAGGATGCTGCCATGGGGGCGGTTCAGCGCGTGTTCGCGATTCTGGTGGAGTTGATGCAGAACATCGTCCGCTATTCGGCCGAGCGCCATATGGACAACGGTTCGCATCAGGGAGAGATGGCCCATGGTCAGATCGTCGTGGGGCGTGAAGAGGCCGGTCATTTCTTCGTGGCGTGCGGGAACAAGGTGGGCTCTGCCGATTGCATGGAGCTTGCCGAACACATCGAGATCCTGCGTTCCATGAACAAGGATGAACTCAAGGCATACTACAGGGAGTGCCGGAAGAGGCCCGATAGCGCGACGGACAAGGGCGCAGGGCTCGGTTTTGTCGAGATGGCGCGCAAGGCCTCCCGCCCACTGGATTTCGACATCGTTCCCGTGGATGTCAACACCTCGTTCTTTTCCATGAAAGTGGTGACTCAGTAG
- a CDS encoding SpoIIE family protein phosphatase, whose protein sequence is MSHVVALRNIRELNEQCRLLKQGSYTQLDLPSADCDGHDFLTLKRNMHWMGHSIAVRELKLQKAMSDLAAAQHQVGQSLEYASLIQTSFLPNMVDLYDYIPDHFLIWAQRDTVGGDAYWLRTSLNGFFLGVIDCTGHGVPGAFMTLIVTALLEKASSDGVVSPAVILSRMNCLIKDALGQNDRDAKSDDGMDCALCYVNPVEGEVVFAGANSPLYVLDSTGPRCIKGDRCGLGYVRSSREFVFRDVVVPVTDRTRFYLTSDGLVDQVGGEGGFPFGKSRFMAFMEERRHAPIAAQGAEIMHVLKEYQGDESRRDDVTVLGFELKGREKNGNQFV, encoded by the coding sequence ATGAGTCATGTCGTTGCCCTGCGAAATATTCGGGAGCTCAATGAGCAATGCCGACTTCTCAAGCAGGGCAGCTACACCCAGTTGGATCTTCCTTCCGCTGATTGCGATGGACATGATTTTCTGACGTTGAAGCGCAACATGCACTGGATGGGCCATTCCATTGCCGTGCGCGAACTGAAGCTGCAGAAGGCCATGTCTGATCTGGCTGCCGCGCAACACCAGGTCGGGCAAAGCCTGGAATACGCCAGCCTGATCCAGACATCGTTTCTCCCCAACATGGTGGATTTGTATGATTATATTCCGGACCATTTTCTCATATGGGCTCAAAGGGATACTGTGGGCGGGGATGCCTATTGGCTCAGGACGAGCCTGAACGGGTTTTTCCTGGGCGTTATCGACTGCACCGGACATGGCGTTCCCGGCGCGTTCATGACGCTTATCGTAACCGCGCTTCTGGAAAAGGCATCCTCTGACGGGGTCGTGAGTCCGGCGGTCATTCTCTCCCGGATGAATTGTCTCATCAAAGATGCCTTGGGGCAGAATGACCGGGACGCCAAGTCCGACGATGGAATGGATTGCGCCTTGTGCTACGTGAACCCCGTTGAAGGAGAGGTTGTTTTTGCCGGGGCCAATTCTCCTCTTTACGTTCTGGACTCGACTGGTCCCCGCTGCATCAAGGGTGATCGGTGCGGGCTCGGGTACGTCCGTTCTTCACGGGAATTTGTCTTCAGGGACGTTGTTGTTCCGGTGACGGACCGTACGCGATTTTATCTCACCTCCGATGGCCTTGTGGATCAGGTTGGAGGTGAAGGGGGATTTCCCTTTGGCAAAAGCCGATTCATGGCCTTCATGGAGGAGCGCCGTCACGCTCCTATTGCCGCGCAGGGGGCGGAAATCATGCATGTATTGAAAGAATATCAGGGAGATGAATCTCGTCGGGATGACGTGACTGTTCTTGGTTTTGAACTCAAAGGAAGAGAGAAAAATGGGAACCAGTTTGTTTAA
- a CDS encoding sensor domain-containing diguanylate cyclase: protein MNEVKVYDNPMNKEVFQKEEQVLGRAMESLEKSDTSGMSEDPAFQVLVKEYGKLLRQSRRLVTMGDRMQHSLNRLNRDLIVSEERYRGIFENVSEGIYRCEPDGALLEANPAMAAMFGFRDQEEFLAQRSNIKQLFCSLDDYKQYESALAADGVKRQEMRACGPDNATLWLEISATSFCREGVEGAEDGIVGILTDVTERKMMLEEMCKLARTDSLTGLWNRGYFMELAKLEVARSARNRRSLSLLIMDVDYFKAVNDSHGHCIGDQALVALSRVLQASVRDVDIVARYGGEEFVVLLPDASREEACVVANRITGNIRSERIDCGVVRIPLTVSVGLTSLESGDDDLDGLLKFADIALYAAKKKGRDRVEVYRREPHCFPISRSAYAEEARLPGKGR from the coding sequence ATGAATGAAGTCAAAGTGTACGACAATCCAATGAACAAAGAAGTGTTTCAGAAAGAAGAGCAGGTTTTGGGCCGGGCCATGGAGTCGCTCGAGAAGAGTGACACCAGTGGAATGAGCGAAGATCCTGCGTTTCAGGTTTTGGTCAAGGAGTATGGCAAGCTCCTGCGCCAGAGCCGGAGGCTCGTGACCATGGGGGATCGCATGCAGCATTCCCTGAACCGGTTGAATCGTGACTTGATCGTCAGCGAAGAAAGATACCGTGGCATTTTCGAGAATGTCTCCGAGGGAATTTATCGGTGCGAGCCTGACGGTGCCTTGCTTGAAGCGAATCCCGCCATGGCCGCGATGTTCGGTTTTCGTGATCAGGAAGAATTCCTCGCGCAGAGAAGCAATATCAAGCAGTTGTTCTGCTCTTTGGACGATTACAAGCAGTATGAGAGCGCGTTGGCCGCGGACGGTGTGAAGCGTCAGGAGATGCGGGCCTGCGGCCCTGACAACGCAACGCTCTGGCTGGAGATCAGCGCGACATCTTTTTGCAGGGAGGGCGTCGAGGGTGCGGAAGACGGCATTGTCGGCATTCTGACGGATGTGACCGAGCGTAAGATGATGCTGGAAGAGATGTGCAAGCTGGCCAGGACCGACAGCCTGACCGGGCTGTGGAATCGGGGGTATTTCATGGAGTTGGCGAAGCTCGAAGTCGCACGGAGCGCCCGCAATCGGAGAAGTCTTTCCCTGCTCATCATGGATGTGGATTATTTCAAGGCAGTGAATGATTCCCACGGTCACTGCATCGGGGACCAGGCACTGGTTGCGTTGAGCCGGGTTCTTCAGGCGTCGGTGCGTGATGTGGACATTGTCGCCAGATACGGCGGCGAAGAGTTCGTCGTATTGTTGCCGGATGCTTCCCGTGAAGAGGCGTGCGTCGTGGCCAACCGTATCACGGGCAATATCCGGAGTGAGCGCATTGACTGCGGTGTGGTCCGGATTCCATTGACCGTGAGTGTGGGGCTGACCTCTCTGGAATCGGGTGACGATGATCTTGATGGGCTGCTCAAGTTTGCGGACATAGCCCTGTATGCGGCCAAGAAAAAAGGGCGTGACCGCGTTGAGGTGTATCGCCGTGAGCCTCATTGCTTCCCGATTTCCCGCTCGGCCTATGCTGAGGAAGCCAGGCTTCCGGGAAAGGGGCGGTGA
- a CDS encoding AraC family transcriptional regulator, with translation MLKYSRKEGITGPRTFQSCKLRPGLTLTIAKPSQDAPLKTSFDMDDAPIQFGFTLSGKNRCLYSSGGLRNQTNEMQTGSNGILYLPKTCGTLEQPSDNPACILGITVSPELLCSYFADNLAQLPKQLRMGLEGCKETPTAWFGSGSPIKQCLLTQILDCPYTGGMRKLFLESRAMELMAMQIHEYILSESQRHPKQARLCPADVERIRHARDILVRDLENPPSLPELAAQIGVNEKKLKTGFRQVYSTSVFGYFRDHRMHKAYKMLQQGNHNVTEVAYAVGYQSLSHFSHAFKKLFGILPKDFLTSQRRLLAS, from the coding sequence ATGCTGAAATATTCACGGAAGGAAGGCATCACCGGCCCCAGGACCTTTCAATCCTGCAAGCTCAGACCGGGACTGACGTTGACCATTGCCAAACCGTCACAGGACGCTCCGCTCAAAACCAGCTTCGACATGGATGACGCGCCCATACAGTTCGGTTTTACTCTGTCCGGCAAGAACAGATGCCTTTACTCCAGCGGCGGCCTGCGCAACCAGACCAACGAGATGCAAACAGGCTCCAACGGCATCTTGTACCTGCCCAAGACGTGCGGCACCCTTGAACAACCCAGTGACAATCCGGCCTGCATCCTGGGCATCACCGTCTCCCCAGAACTCCTGTGCAGTTATTTTGCCGACAACCTGGCGCAACTCCCCAAGCAGCTCCGAATGGGCTTAGAAGGCTGCAAGGAAACCCCCACTGCCTGGTTCGGCTCGGGCTCCCCGATCAAACAGTGCCTGCTGACCCAGATCCTGGACTGCCCGTATACGGGAGGGATGCGCAAACTGTTCCTGGAAAGCCGGGCCATGGAACTGATGGCCATGCAGATTCACGAATATATACTGTCGGAGAGTCAGAGACACCCCAAGCAGGCGCGTCTGTGCCCGGCGGACGTGGAACGCATTCGCCATGCCCGCGACATCCTGGTCCGCGATCTGGAAAACCCGCCCAGCCTGCCGGAACTCGCCGCACAGATTGGTGTCAACGAAAAGAAACTCAAAACCGGCTTCCGCCAAGTCTACTCCACCTCGGTCTTCGGCTACTTCCGAGACCACAGGATGCATAAGGCATACAAAATGCTGCAACAGGGAAACCACAACGTGACCGAAGTCGCCTATGCCGTGGGCTACCAGAGCCTGAGCCACTTCAGCCACGCCTTCAAAAAGCTTTTCGGCATCCTGCCCAAGGACTTTCTGACCAGCCAACGACGCTTGCTGGCGTCCTGA